The Candidatus Methylomirabilota bacterium genome has a segment encoding these proteins:
- a CDS encoding amidohydrolase family protein, producing the protein MTSPRAVDIHSHFYPEAFLKVIEAEGAPFGARVDRSSAKGPAIAVNGAPGPPLDATYWDLDRRVRAMDKAGVELHALSLTVPMVYWARGETATRAARAVNDAMAEAHRAYPGRFVGCATLPLQEPGRALAELERAAKLPGIRAVYLGTNVNGRELSDPAFEPIYARCEALRLPVLLHPISVIGAERLRPFYLGNLLGNPFDNAIAAAHLVFGGVLDRHPKLEVCLPHAGGALPYLFGRLQHGQRVRPEARGRARRPFGAYLRRFTYDTVTHSAEALRYLIATVGADRVMLGSDYCFDMGYRRPRDIVVKQRHLSKAGQAKILGGNALRLLGLR; encoded by the coding sequence GTGACCTCGCCCCGGGCGGTCGACATCCACTCGCACTTCTACCCGGAGGCCTTCCTCAAGGTGATCGAGGCCGAGGGCGCGCCGTTCGGCGCCCGCGTGGATCGCTCGAGCGCGAAGGGGCCGGCCATCGCCGTGAACGGCGCCCCGGGGCCGCCGCTCGACGCGACGTACTGGGACCTCGATCGCCGCGTGCGGGCGATGGACAAAGCGGGCGTCGAGCTCCACGCGCTCTCGCTGACGGTGCCGATGGTCTACTGGGCGCGCGGCGAGACCGCGACGCGCGCGGCGCGCGCCGTGAACGACGCGATGGCGGAGGCGCACCGCGCGTACCCCGGGCGCTTCGTCGGCTGCGCGACGCTCCCGCTGCAGGAGCCTGGGCGGGCGCTCGCCGAGCTCGAGCGCGCGGCGAAGCTCCCGGGCATCCGCGCCGTCTACCTCGGGACCAACGTGAACGGCCGCGAGCTCTCCGATCCCGCGTTCGAGCCGATCTACGCCCGCTGCGAGGCGCTGCGGCTTCCCGTGCTGCTCCATCCGATCTCGGTGATCGGCGCCGAGCGTCTCCGGCCCTTCTATCTCGGCAACCTCCTCGGCAATCCCTTCGACAACGCGATCGCCGCGGCGCACCTGGTCTTTGGCGGAGTGCTCGACCGTCACCCGAAGCTCGAGGTGTGCCTGCCGCACGCGGGCGGCGCGCTGCCGTATCTCTTCGGGCGGCTCCAGCACGGCCAGCGCGTGCGTCCGGAGGCGCGGGGGCGCGCGCGCCGGCCGTTCGGCGCGTACCTCCGCCGCTTCACGTACGACACGGTCACCCACTCCGCCGAGGCGCTGCGCTACCTCATCGCGACGGTCGGCGCCGATCGCGTCATGCTCGGCAGTGACTACTGCTTCGACATGGGGTACAGGCGCCCGCGCGACATCGTCGTGAAGCAGAGGCACCTGTCCAAGGCCGGCCAGGCGAAGATCCTCGGCGGCAACGCGCTCAGGCTCCTCGGGCTCCGGTGA
- a CDS encoding branched-chain amino acid ABC transporter permease, whose amino-acid sequence MSAEFWITQAFNGLSYGSLLFLLASGLSLIFGVMRIVNLAHGSYFMLGGYVGLSVVWRSGSFPAALLGGAVALALVGAGMERFFLRRLTGQTLGQVLMTVGFALIFQDLALLIWGGDPYAIPVPAPLQGVLVAGALRFPVYRIFIIVVALVIGAALWLALDRTRVGAMLRAAVDDREMAQGVGIHVPLISLGVFALGAALAALGGVIGAGFLGVYPGADFEVLPYAFVVVIVGGLGSLPGAMVGSLLVGLLDNFGKALFPELSYFTLFAPMALILALKPTGLFGRA is encoded by the coding sequence GTGAGCGCCGAGTTCTGGATCACGCAGGCGTTCAACGGCCTCTCGTACGGCTCGCTCCTCTTCCTGCTCGCGAGCGGGCTCTCGCTGATCTTCGGCGTCATGCGCATCGTGAACCTCGCGCACGGCTCGTACTTCATGCTCGGCGGCTACGTCGGCCTCTCGGTCGTCTGGCGCAGCGGGAGCTTCCCGGCGGCGCTCCTCGGCGGCGCCGTGGCGCTCGCGCTCGTCGGTGCCGGGATGGAGCGGTTCTTCCTCCGGCGCCTGACCGGCCAGACGCTCGGTCAGGTGCTGATGACGGTCGGGTTCGCGCTCATCTTCCAGGACCTGGCGCTCCTGATCTGGGGCGGCGACCCGTACGCGATCCCGGTCCCGGCGCCGCTCCAGGGCGTGCTCGTCGCGGGCGCGCTCCGCTTCCCCGTCTACCGCATCTTCATCATCGTGGTGGCGCTCGTCATCGGCGCGGCGCTCTGGCTTGCGCTCGACCGGACGCGCGTCGGCGCGATGCTCCGCGCGGCGGTGGACGACCGCGAGATGGCCCAGGGCGTCGGGATCCACGTGCCCCTCATCTCCCTCGGGGTCTTCGCGCTCGGCGCGGCGCTCGCGGCGCTCGGCGGCGTGATCGGCGCGGGCTTCCTCGGCGTCTACCCCGGCGCCGACTTCGAGGTGCTCCCCTACGCGTTCGTGGTCGTGATCGTCGGCGGGCTCGGGAGCCTGCCCGGCGCGATGGTGGGGAGCCTCCTCGTCGGCCTCCTCGACAATTTCGGCAAGGCGCTCTTCCCCGAGCTCTCCTACTTCACGCTCTTCGCGCCGATGGCGCTCATCCTGGCGCTCAAGCCCACGGGGCTCTTCGGGCGGGCGTGA
- a CDS encoding branched-chain amino acid ABC transporter permease: MTGVADRKTLAGAVALAAAATVAPFLPAYPLTLLTQAVIVAVFAMSLDVLLGYTGLPSLGHAAYFGIAAYTVGILATERGVGLAGCLGLALLLATATAAVFGLLAIRATGTYFLMITLALGMVVWGLAFRWVSMTKGDNGIAGVPRPELPLPWSLSAPLPFFYFALVAAALAWAAMGVLVRSPFGLGLKGIRESESRMRALGYSVWLHKYLAFVISGFFAGVAGVLWAYYNGFVGPVDVQLVTSVETLLMVALGGPGTLAGPALGAALIVFLKNFVSVYTKRWLLILGAVYIGVILWAPRGVLGAFSRGGR; this comes from the coding sequence GTGACCGGAGTGGCGGACCGCAAGACCCTCGCCGGCGCGGTGGCGCTCGCGGCGGCCGCGACCGTCGCGCCGTTCCTGCCCGCGTACCCGCTCACGCTCCTGACGCAGGCGGTGATCGTCGCCGTCTTCGCGATGAGCCTCGACGTGCTCCTCGGCTACACTGGGCTCCCCTCGCTCGGCCACGCCGCGTACTTCGGGATCGCCGCGTACACCGTCGGCATCCTCGCCACCGAGCGCGGGGTGGGGCTCGCGGGCTGCCTCGGCCTGGCGCTCCTCCTCGCGACGGCGACGGCCGCGGTCTTCGGCCTCCTCGCGATCCGCGCGACCGGCACCTACTTCCTCATGATCACGCTCGCCCTCGGCATGGTCGTCTGGGGGCTCGCGTTCCGCTGGGTCTCGATGACGAAGGGCGACAACGGCATCGCCGGCGTGCCGCGGCCCGAGCTCCCCCTGCCCTGGAGCCTCTCGGCGCCGCTTCCGTTCTTCTACTTCGCGCTGGTCGCGGCCGCGCTCGCGTGGGCCGCGATGGGCGTGCTCGTGCGCTCGCCGTTCGGCCTGGGCCTCAAGGGCATCCGCGAGAGCGAGTCACGCATGCGCGCCCTCGGCTACAGCGTGTGGCTCCACAAGTACCTCGCCTTCGTGATCTCCGGCTTCTTCGCCGGCGTCGCCGGCGTGCTGTGGGCCTACTACAACGGCTTCGTCGGCCCCGTGGATGTCCAGCTCGTCACGTCGGTCGAGACGCTCCTGATGGTCGCGCTCGGCGGCCCCGGCACGCTCGCCGGCCCGGCGCTCGGGGCCGCGCTCATCGTCTTCCTCAAGAACTTCGTCAGCGTGTACACGAAGCGCTGGCTCCTCATCCTGGGCGCCGTGTACATCGGCGTCATCCTGTGGGCGCCGCGCGGCGTGCTCGGCGCGTTCAGCCGCGGCGGGCGATAG
- a CDS encoding ABC transporter ATP-binding protein yields the protein MTAYALELTGVSKAFGGLHAVDGVALALRPGERRALIGPNGAGKTTLFNLISGELPVTTGTIALFGHDVTRTAAHRRAALGLARTFQITNLFPSLTVLENCLLAVQGLSGVKLAMHRPLAGYAGLHARARATLDAVGLVDRAGATVRELSHGEQRQLEIALALAGNPRLLLLDEPTAGLSPGESQAMAELVKRLDPAITVLLIEHDMDIALEIVQHVTVLHYGRVIADGTREEVRASPLVREIYLGA from the coding sequence GTGACCGCATACGCGCTCGAGCTCACGGGCGTCTCCAAGGCGTTCGGCGGGCTCCACGCCGTGGACGGCGTCGCGCTCGCCCTGCGCCCGGGCGAGCGCCGCGCGCTCATCGGCCCGAACGGCGCGGGCAAGACCACGCTCTTCAACCTGATCTCGGGCGAGCTCCCGGTCACCACGGGCACGATCGCGCTCTTCGGCCACGACGTCACGCGCACCGCCGCCCACCGGCGCGCCGCGCTCGGCCTCGCGCGGACGTTCCAGATCACGAACCTCTTCCCGAGCCTGACCGTGCTGGAGAACTGCCTCCTCGCGGTCCAGGGGCTCTCCGGCGTGAAGCTCGCGATGCACCGCCCGCTCGCGGGCTACGCCGGGCTCCACGCCCGGGCGCGGGCGACGCTCGACGCCGTCGGCCTCGTCGACCGCGCCGGCGCGACCGTGCGGGAGCTCTCGCACGGCGAGCAGCGCCAGCTCGAGATCGCGCTGGCGCTCGCCGGGAACCCGCGCCTGCTCCTCCTCGACGAGCCGACGGCGGGCCTCTCCCCCGGCGAGTCGCAGGCGATGGCGGAGCTCGTCAAGCGCCTCGACCCCGCGATCACCGTCCTGCTGATCGAGCACGACATGGACATCGCGCTCGAGATCGTCCAGCACGTGACCGTCCTCCACTACGGGCGCGTCATCGCCGACGGCACGCGCGAGGAGGTCCGGGCGAGCCCGCTCGTGCGCGAGATCTACCTCGGTGCTTGA
- a CDS encoding ABC transporter ATP-binding protein — translation MLELADVHTYYGDSHVLQGLTLGVGPSEVVTILGRNGMGKTTLIRSIIGFTPPRRGRVAFKGEDVTRWPPFRMVERGMALVPQGRRVFPSLSVRENLDVARRGRGRWTLARVLELFPRLGERAGSRAGKLSGGEQQMLAIGRALMTNPDLLLMDEPTEGLAPLLVREVGRVLGELKREGLSILLVEQNLPLALGVADRVHILSRGQIVHSGHPAELLANEDVKSRYLGVA, via the coding sequence GTGCTTGAGCTCGCGGACGTCCACACCTACTACGGCGACAGCCACGTGCTCCAGGGCCTGACGCTCGGCGTGGGCCCGAGCGAGGTCGTGACGATCCTGGGCCGCAACGGCATGGGCAAGACCACCCTCATACGCTCGATCATCGGCTTCACGCCGCCCCGCCGGGGCCGCGTCGCCTTCAAGGGCGAGGACGTCACGCGCTGGCCCCCGTTCCGCATGGTCGAGCGCGGGATGGCGCTCGTGCCCCAGGGACGCCGCGTCTTTCCCTCGCTCAGCGTCCGGGAAAACCTCGACGTCGCGCGGCGCGGGCGCGGGCGCTGGACCCTCGCGCGCGTGCTCGAGCTCTTCCCGCGGCTCGGCGAGAGGGCGGGCAGCCGCGCCGGCAAGCTCTCGGGCGGCGAGCAGCAGATGCTCGCGATCGGGCGCGCGCTCATGACCAACCCCGACCTCCTCCTGATGGACGAGCCGACCGAGGGGCTGGCGCCGCTGCTGGTGCGCGAGGTCGGCCGCGTGCTCGGCGAGCTCAAGCGCGAGGGGCTCTCGATCCTCCTCGTCGAGCAGAACCTGCCGCTGGCGCTCGGCGTCGCGGACCGCGTCCACATCCTGAGCCGCGGCCAGATCGTGCACTCCGGGCACCCGGCCGAGCTCCTCGCGAACGAGGACGTGAAATCGCGCTATCTTGGAGTCGCGTGA